From Diaminobutyricibacter sp. McL0608, one genomic window encodes:
- a CDS encoding polysaccharide biosynthesis protein gives MAVMGRLFSARVRAETRRRGETLFRRFGTQFVIDGVSWLLAIYCAALLRYDFDVEFIAYVTLGLVAAGAIACQLLIGLALSLYRGRFTYGSFEEIRALLFSVCLVALAMGLPIAIIGNALWLPRSIVFIALPLAFVLMGGARYLKRLYVEHRMKPGDSAEPTLVFGAGYMGSQLVQRMLTDRHSPFRPVALLDDNPDNAKRQIRGIHVMGHLADLPEVAQRTGAKVVIVAISRVDAALLREITAIADTVAVQVKVLPTLEDVLDGQSKLSDVRDIAIEDLIGRQPVDTDVAAIASYLTGRRVLVTGAGGSIGSELCRQISKYSPAELIMLDRDETGLQNAQIAISGHGLLDTSDVVLADIRDSQALREIFRRRRPEVVFHAAALKHLPMLEQYPDEAWKTNVLGTLNVLDAASDVNVSTFVNISTDKAANPTSVLGHSKRMAEKLTAGTAVNSPGRYLSVRFGNVIGSRGSMLPTFQSLIDAGGPVTVTHPDVTRYFMTIPEACQLVVQAGGIGEPGEVLILDMGEPVRILDIAKRMIAFSGKDIEIRFTGLRQGEKLHEDLIGATESDARPKHPKISHTRIDPLLVDDLDRDLWIRRVRASSSDTVALSLGSLESQEQRR, from the coding sequence ATGGCGGTGATGGGCAGGCTGTTCAGCGCGCGGGTGCGCGCGGAGACGCGGAGGCGGGGCGAGACACTGTTCCGCCGTTTCGGCACCCAGTTCGTCATCGACGGAGTTTCCTGGCTCCTTGCCATCTACTGTGCAGCCCTGCTGCGGTACGACTTCGATGTCGAATTCATCGCCTACGTGACGCTGGGGCTCGTCGCCGCCGGAGCGATCGCCTGTCAGCTCCTGATCGGACTGGCGCTCTCGCTCTACCGGGGCCGTTTCACCTACGGGAGTTTCGAAGAGATTCGGGCCCTGCTGTTCTCAGTCTGCCTCGTCGCCCTCGCGATGGGCCTTCCCATCGCCATCATCGGCAACGCGCTGTGGCTTCCACGCAGCATCGTCTTCATCGCCCTTCCCCTCGCCTTCGTGCTGATGGGCGGCGCCCGCTATCTGAAGCGCCTCTACGTCGAGCACCGGATGAAGCCCGGTGACAGCGCCGAGCCGACCCTGGTCTTCGGAGCCGGCTACATGGGCAGCCAGCTGGTGCAGCGGATGCTCACCGACCGGCACTCGCCTTTCCGCCCTGTCGCGCTCCTTGACGACAATCCGGACAACGCCAAGCGCCAGATCCGCGGCATCCACGTGATGGGCCACCTCGCGGATCTCCCCGAGGTCGCGCAGCGCACGGGCGCGAAGGTCGTCATCGTCGCGATCTCGCGAGTGGATGCTGCTCTTCTCCGCGAGATCACCGCAATCGCGGACACGGTCGCCGTTCAGGTGAAAGTGCTGCCCACCCTCGAGGACGTGCTCGACGGACAGTCGAAGCTGTCGGATGTGCGCGACATCGCCATCGAGGACCTCATCGGTCGTCAGCCGGTCGATACGGATGTCGCAGCGATCGCCAGCTACCTCACCGGCAGGCGCGTGCTGGTCACCGGCGCGGGCGGCTCGATCGGCTCGGAACTGTGCCGCCAGATCTCGAAGTACAGCCCGGCCGAACTCATCATGCTCGACCGTGACGAGACGGGCCTGCAGAACGCCCAGATCGCCATCTCCGGCCATGGCCTGCTCGACACGAGCGATGTCGTTCTGGCGGACATCCGCGATTCCCAGGCGCTGCGTGAGATCTTCCGGCGTCGGCGCCCTGAGGTCGTGTTCCACGCCGCCGCGCTGAAGCACCTGCCGATGCTGGAGCAGTATCCGGATGAAGCGTGGAAGACGAACGTGCTCGGCACATTGAATGTGCTGGATGCGGCGAGCGATGTGAACGTATCCACTTTCGTGAACATCTCGACCGACAAGGCCGCGAACCCCACCAGCGTTCTCGGGCATTCGAAGCGGATGGCTGAGAAGCTGACCGCCGGGACTGCCGTGAATTCGCCCGGGCGGTACCTCTCAGTGAGGTTCGGCAACGTGATCGGCAGCCGCGGATCGATGCTCCCCACCTTCCAGTCCCTGATCGACGCCGGTGGGCCCGTGACCGTCACACACCCGGATGTGACCCGTTACTTCATGACAATCCCCGAAGCGTGCCAGCTCGTCGTACAGGCCGGCGGAATCGGCGAGCCCGGCGAGGTGCTCATCCTCGACATGGGCGAACCGGTGCGCATCCTCGACATCGCCAAGCGGATGATCGCCTTCAGCGGCAAAGACATCGAGATCCGGTTCACCGGCCTGCGCCAGGGCGAGAAGCTGCACGAGGATCTGATCGGGGCGACCGAGTCCGACGCGCGGCCGAAGCATCCGAAGATCTCGCACACGCGCATCGATCCGCTCCTGGTCGACGACCTCGATCGGGACCTGTGGATCCGTCGCGTTCGTGCCAGTTCATCCGACACCGTCGCCCTCAGCCTGGGTTCGCTCGAGTCGCAGGAGCAGCGCCGGTGA
- a CDS encoding low molecular weight phosphatase family protein yields the protein MLRTGLDGLDIAVSSAGTGALAGDPMDDRAAAYSRQYGGYPDRHVARQLTIEQLRDTDLVLALSREHRRAVVELLPRASHFTFTLREFARLLDTLNVDDRAEIAAQLGVYARIGTLVEIAAANRGVAERPDDPADEDVVDPFRRDDAVYAESVRQLVPAVQSIVQSVLRSADGFQ from the coding sequence TTGTTGCGGACCGGCCTCGACGGCCTCGACATCGCGGTGTCGAGCGCAGGAACGGGCGCCCTCGCGGGCGACCCCATGGATGACCGCGCCGCCGCATACTCGCGCCAGTACGGCGGGTATCCCGATCGCCATGTCGCGCGCCAGCTGACGATCGAGCAGCTGCGGGACACCGACCTCGTGCTCGCCCTCAGCCGCGAACACCGGCGCGCGGTCGTCGAGCTGCTTCCCCGCGCGTCCCATTTCACGTTCACGCTCCGCGAATTCGCGCGACTCCTCGACACCCTGAACGTCGATGACCGCGCAGAAATCGCCGCCCAGCTCGGCGTCTACGCCCGTATCGGCACGCTCGTCGAGATCGCGGCAGCCAATCGGGGCGTCGCCGAACGTCCCGACGACCCCGCCGACGAGGATGTCGTCGACCCCTTCCGCCGGGACGACGCCGTCTACGCGGAATCCGTGCGACAGCTCGTGCCCGCCGTCCAATCGATCGTCCAGAGCGTGCTGCGCTCAGCCGACGGATTCCAGTAG
- a CDS encoding polysaccharide biosynthesis tyrosine autokinase, with amino-acid sequence MELRDYLRILHKNWILIAVCALLGVAVAAGYSLVVTPKYQATTELYVSVRAGDTGATTDLVQGTSFARQAVTSYVSVVSSASVLDRVIDDLKLDVSASQLATKVSADSPLNTVLIDITVTDEDPARAAAIANSIGENTSYIVTNKLEKPAGGTSLVNVQTIQPAVAPAKPSSPNVLLNVILGLLIGLAVGIGAALLRSILDTRIHSSHDIEQVTDRPILGAISFDPSAKKRPLIVHADPRNPRAESFRSLRTNLQFVNIGNGPRSYVITSSVPGEGKSTTAANLAISLAETGARVALVDGDLRLPKVADNMGIEGAVGLTDVLIGRAQLGDVLQKWGRTELYVLPAGRIPPNPSELLGSNSMSKLLNALTSEFDYVLVDAPPLLLVTDAALVSKLTGGAILAAASGMTKKNELAAAVRALDHIGSRLVGIVVTMLPVKGPDSYGYGVYGYGVTNEFPDEEAVEKRIRRAAQV; translated from the coding sequence TTGGAGCTGCGTGACTACCTGAGGATCCTGCATAAGAACTGGATCCTCATCGCCGTCTGCGCTCTCCTCGGCGTCGCCGTCGCAGCGGGCTATTCGCTGGTCGTGACCCCGAAGTACCAGGCCACCACCGAACTCTACGTCTCAGTGCGCGCCGGCGACACCGGCGCGACCACCGATCTCGTACAGGGCACGAGCTTTGCCCGCCAGGCCGTCACGAGCTATGTCAGCGTCGTGAGCAGCGCGAGTGTTCTCGACCGGGTCATCGACGACCTGAAGCTCGACGTGAGCGCCAGCCAGCTCGCAACGAAGGTGTCGGCGGATTCGCCGCTCAACACCGTGCTGATCGACATCACCGTCACGGACGAGGATCCCGCACGCGCCGCCGCGATCGCCAACTCCATCGGCGAGAACACCTCGTACATCGTCACGAACAAGCTGGAGAAGCCTGCGGGCGGAACGAGCCTCGTCAACGTGCAGACGATCCAGCCTGCGGTCGCCCCGGCCAAGCCGTCCAGCCCGAACGTGCTCCTGAATGTCATCCTGGGTCTCCTGATCGGTCTCGCGGTCGGGATCGGCGCGGCGCTGCTGCGCAGCATCCTGGACACGCGCATCCACAGCTCCCATGACATCGAGCAGGTCACCGACCGGCCGATCCTCGGCGCCATCAGCTTCGATCCTTCTGCCAAGAAGCGTCCGCTGATCGTGCACGCCGACCCCCGCAACCCGCGCGCCGAATCGTTCCGCAGCCTGCGCACGAACCTGCAGTTCGTCAACATCGGCAACGGGCCGCGAAGCTACGTCATCACCAGCTCGGTACCGGGTGAGGGCAAGAGCACCACGGCGGCGAACCTCGCCATCAGCCTGGCCGAGACCGGCGCCCGCGTTGCGCTCGTGGACGGCGATCTGCGTCTGCCGAAGGTGGCCGACAACATGGGCATCGAAGGGGCTGTCGGCCTGACCGATGTCCTCATCGGCCGCGCACAGCTCGGCGATGTGCTGCAGAAGTGGGGCCGCACCGAGCTCTACGTTCTTCCGGCCGGGCGCATCCCGCCGAATCCGAGCGAGCTGCTCGGCTCGAACTCCATGTCGAAGCTGCTCAACGCACTCACCTCCGAGTTCGACTATGTGCTGGTCGACGCACCTCCTCTTCTCCTCGTCACGGACGCCGCTCTCGTCAGCAAGCTCACTGGTGGTGCGATCCTCGCGGCAGCGTCGGGCATGACCAAGAAGAACGAACTCGCCGCCGCCGTGCGGGCGCTCGACCACATCGGAAGCCGCCTCGTGGGCATCGTCGTCACGATGCTTCCCGTCAAGGGGCCGGACTCCTACGGGTACGGCGTCTACGGCTACGGAGTCACGAACGAGTTCCCCGATGAGGAAGCCGTCGAAAAGCGAATCCGCCGGGCGGCACAGGTGTGA
- a CDS encoding calcium:proton antiporter produces the protein MRTVASWSVRFWPVVVPIIGIVLLIAVWAVPLGPVLVALVAIVLASTVLAAVQHAEVVAHKVGEPFGSLVLAVAVTVIEVALIVTLMTSGKDTPTLARDTVFSAVMITMNGIVGLSLLLGASRRTTTSFNAEGTGAMLATVTALATLTLVLPTFTAAPGPQFSPAQLLFAAIASVALYAMFVFTQTVAHRDFFLPVKANGTPVDDDDSHADAPSSRKTIASLVLLVVALIAVVGLAKLESPSIEAGVAAIGFPKSFVGVVIALLVLLPEGIAAAKAASRNRMQTSLNLALGSSMASIGLTIPAIALASIWLTGPLLLGLGGSQIVLFVLTVIVSVLTIVPGRATRLQGGVHLVLFAAFIFLAIVP, from the coding sequence ATGAGAACCGTCGCGAGCTGGTCCGTCCGCTTCTGGCCTGTGGTGGTCCCAATCATCGGCATAGTGCTCCTCATCGCAGTGTGGGCGGTGCCACTCGGGCCGGTGCTCGTCGCGCTTGTCGCCATCGTCCTCGCGAGCACTGTGCTGGCGGCCGTGCAGCATGCCGAAGTCGTCGCACACAAGGTCGGTGAGCCCTTCGGGTCGCTGGTGCTCGCGGTCGCCGTGACCGTCATCGAGGTCGCGCTGATCGTCACCCTGATGACCAGCGGCAAGGACACGCCGACTCTCGCGCGCGACACCGTCTTCTCCGCCGTGATGATCACCATGAACGGAATCGTCGGGCTCTCGCTGCTGCTCGGAGCATCCCGTCGCACCACGACCAGCTTCAACGCCGAGGGCACCGGCGCCATGCTCGCGACCGTCACCGCGCTCGCCACCCTGACGCTGGTGCTGCCGACCTTCACCGCGGCGCCCGGCCCGCAGTTCTCGCCGGCCCAACTCCTGTTCGCGGCCATCGCATCCGTCGCCCTTTACGCGATGTTCGTATTCACGCAGACGGTGGCGCACCGGGACTTCTTCCTGCCGGTGAAAGCGAACGGCACACCGGTCGACGACGACGACTCGCACGCCGACGCACCCAGCAGCCGCAAGACGATCGCGAGTCTCGTCCTTCTGGTGGTCGCCCTGATCGCCGTCGTCGGGCTTGCGAAACTCGAGTCGCCGTCGATCGAGGCCGGGGTCGCGGCGATCGGGTTCCCGAAGTCGTTCGTCGGCGTCGTAATCGCCCTGCTGGTGTTGCTGCCGGAAGGGATCGCCGCCGCCAAGGCGGCCTCCCGGAACCGGATGCAGACCAGCCTGAACCTGGCGCTCGGCTCGTCGATGGCGAGCATCGGCCTCACGATCCCGGCCATCGCGCTCGCCTCGATCTGGCTGACCGGGCCGCTGCTGCTCGGTCTCGGCGGAAGCCAGATCGTGCTGTTCGTACTCACGGTGATCGTCAGCGTGCTCACGATCGTGCCCGGGCGCGCGACCCGACTTCAGGGCGGTGTGCACCTCGTGCTGTTCGCGGCGTTCATCTTTCTCGCGATCGTGCCCTGA
- a CDS encoding NAD(P)/FAD-dependent oxidoreductase, whose translation MTAFRVIVIGGGIAGAGTAFALARRGAEVTVVDAAADGQATAASAGIIAPWASAADGPFYDLYAQGAAHYPVVLERLADAGVTRTDYRRSGALFVNADPGALDAAERTVRGRASEHPDVVGAIDRIDASEVRALFPPAAPELSGLFVSGGARVDGRTMRDALLMGAGHHGATVLRARVELERDSGRAVARVDGERLESDAVVVAAGAWTVELLRPVGLALALEPQRGQIAHLRVAGARTEQWPSVHPLSHHYIVAFDDARVAVGATRETGSGFDTRVTAGGLRHVLADALSIAPGLADATVIETRVGLRPLSLDGLPYLGAAGDVPGLFVATGFGAAGLTMGPFVGEALAAAILGDAPLADLTPFAPGRAPATASARE comes from the coding sequence ATGACTGCTTTTCGTGTCATCGTCATCGGCGGCGGAATCGCCGGCGCCGGCACAGCTTTCGCGCTCGCCCGCCGAGGGGCGGAGGTCACTGTCGTCGATGCGGCGGCCGACGGTCAGGCGACAGCGGCCAGCGCCGGGATCATCGCCCCGTGGGCTTCGGCAGCGGACGGCCCGTTCTACGACCTTTATGCCCAGGGCGCGGCGCACTATCCGGTGGTTCTCGAGCGGCTCGCCGACGCAGGCGTCACCCGCACCGACTACCGCCGGTCGGGCGCGCTCTTCGTGAATGCGGACCCCGGCGCTCTTGATGCGGCGGAACGGACGGTGCGCGGGCGCGCATCCGAGCATCCGGATGTCGTGGGCGCCATCGACCGCATCGACGCATCCGAGGTGCGCGCCCTGTTCCCGCCTGCCGCGCCGGAGCTTTCCGGATTGTTCGTCTCCGGCGGAGCTCGCGTCGACGGCCGCACCATGCGCGACGCGCTCCTCATGGGTGCCGGGCACCACGGCGCGACAGTGCTCCGCGCCCGGGTCGAGTTGGAACGCGACAGCGGCCGCGCTGTCGCACGGGTCGACGGCGAGCGTCTCGAATCGGATGCGGTGGTCGTCGCCGCGGGCGCCTGGACTGTCGAGCTCCTCCGTCCCGTCGGCCTCGCGCTGGCACTCGAACCGCAGCGCGGGCAGATCGCCCACCTGCGGGTTGCGGGCGCGAGGACAGAACAATGGCCGTCCGTGCATCCGCTCTCGCACCACTACATCGTCGCGTTCGACGACGCGCGCGTGGCGGTCGGCGCTACCCGCGAGACGGGCAGCGGGTTCGACACCAGGGTGACGGCGGGCGGCCTTCGGCACGTGCTCGCCGATGCCCTCTCGATCGCGCCCGGGCTCGCCGATGCGACGGTCATCGAGACGCGCGTCGGATTGCGGCCACTGTCCCTGGACGGGCTGCCGTACCTCGGGGCGGCGGGCGACGTGCCCGGCCTTTTCGTCGCAACCGGGTTCGGCGCAGCCGGGCTCACCATGGGACCGTTCGTCGGAGAGGCGCTCGCCGCGGCGATCCTCGGCGACGCCCCCCTCGCAGACCTGACCCCCTTCGCGCCCGGCCGCGCCCCTGCCACAGCATCCGCTCGTGAATAG
- a CDS encoding sugar-binding transcriptional regulator — protein sequence MSIGNAEWSRLPADRMSLLTKVARMYHEQHIRQPEIAQRLHISQSRVSRLLKEAVNLGVVRTIVVSPPGVHSQLEDAIRDRYGLADVVVGGDDSGLTDDDNALLATLGSAGAAYLETTLSEKDDIGVSSWSSTLLAVVDAMTPQRTRLARSAVQLLGGVGDPSVQVKATHLTDRLARVTGAEARYFPAPGIVARKSVRDALLEDPYVSEVASAWDGLSVALVGIGSLRPSPLLQSSGNAISEKDQDSLRELGAVGDVCLHFFDAGGALVDSELEDRVIGISSKQLRAIPRTIGIAGGARKVDAIRAAALGGWIDVLITDVETARRLVD from the coding sequence ATGTCGATCGGGAACGCGGAGTGGAGCAGGCTTCCCGCAGACCGCATGTCCCTGCTGACGAAAGTCGCCCGGATGTACCACGAGCAGCACATCCGCCAGCCCGAGATCGCGCAACGCCTGCACATCTCCCAATCGCGGGTGTCTCGACTGCTGAAGGAGGCGGTGAACCTCGGCGTCGTACGGACGATCGTGGTCTCGCCGCCGGGCGTCCACTCGCAACTCGAGGATGCCATCCGCGACCGTTACGGCCTCGCCGACGTCGTCGTCGGGGGAGATGACAGCGGCCTGACCGACGACGACAACGCACTCCTCGCGACGCTCGGCAGCGCGGGCGCCGCCTACCTGGAGACGACACTGTCCGAGAAGGACGACATCGGCGTCTCGTCATGGTCGTCCACGCTGCTCGCGGTGGTGGATGCGATGACCCCGCAGCGCACGCGCCTCGCCCGGAGCGCGGTGCAACTCCTCGGCGGTGTCGGCGATCCGAGCGTGCAGGTCAAGGCGACGCACCTCACCGACCGGCTCGCCCGAGTCACCGGAGCGGAGGCCCGCTACTTTCCGGCGCCTGGAATCGTCGCGCGCAAATCGGTGCGGGATGCTCTGCTCGAGGACCCGTATGTGAGCGAGGTCGCGTCCGCGTGGGACGGCCTCTCGGTCGCACTCGTCGGCATCGGAAGCCTGCGGCCGTCGCCGCTCCTCCAGTCGTCGGGTAACGCGATCTCCGAGAAGGACCAGGATTCGCTGCGTGAACTGGGTGCGGTCGGCGACGTCTGCCTGCACTTCTTCGACGCCGGTGGCGCACTCGTGGACAGCGAGCTCGAAGACCGCGTGATCGGCATCTCCAGCAAGCAGCTGCGCGCGATCCCGCGCACCATCGGAATCGCCGGTGGCGCACGAAAAGTGGATGCTATCCGCGCCGCAGCGCTCGGCGGCTGGATCGACGTGCTCATCACCGACGTCGAGACGGCCCGACGCCTCGTCGACTGA
- a CDS encoding sugar phosphate isomerase/epimerase family protein translates to MSTIQRFGAGIWHFATYVDRYATDGYGDPRSVVDAIDLAGEVRDLSVVDLNYPFFGGEFTNDQVTEALDRAGLGVIGITPEIYTREFAKGAFTNPDPGVRRRAHELITEAADVVRYFGADYVKLWPGQDGWDYPFQVDHGALWKNSLDGVGLLASENPDLKFVIEYKPREPRVHMSFDSVSRTLLGIERIGLPNVGILLDFGHALFGGESPADSAQLAIDYGRLFGMDVNDNLRQWDDDMVAGTVHPIELFEFFYTLRKNNWEGVWQLDQFPFREDSVEAANHAIDFLKAADRGLEKLDFAAMQAAQDKHDAIGALALAQKALFTSYE, encoded by the coding sequence ATGAGCACCATCCAGCGATTCGGCGCCGGTATCTGGCACTTCGCCACCTACGTCGACCGTTACGCCACCGACGGCTACGGCGACCCGCGCAGTGTCGTCGATGCCATCGATCTGGCCGGGGAGGTGCGCGACCTGTCCGTCGTCGACCTCAACTATCCGTTCTTCGGGGGCGAGTTCACGAACGACCAGGTCACAGAGGCGCTCGACAGGGCCGGGCTGGGCGTGATCGGCATCACCCCCGAGATCTACACCCGCGAATTCGCGAAAGGCGCCTTCACGAACCCCGACCCCGGTGTGCGGCGGCGAGCGCACGAGCTCATCACCGAAGCCGCCGACGTCGTGCGGTACTTCGGCGCGGACTACGTGAAGCTCTGGCCCGGGCAGGACGGCTGGGACTACCCGTTCCAGGTCGACCACGGCGCACTCTGGAAGAACTCGCTCGACGGCGTCGGGCTGCTGGCGTCGGAGAACCCCGACCTGAAATTCGTCATCGAATACAAGCCGCGCGAACCGCGCGTCCACATGTCGTTCGACTCCGTGTCCCGCACCCTGCTCGGCATCGAGCGCATCGGACTGCCCAACGTCGGCATCCTTCTCGACTTCGGCCACGCCCTGTTCGGCGGGGAGTCGCCGGCGGACTCCGCCCAGCTGGCCATCGACTACGGCCGGCTCTTCGGCATGGATGTGAACGACAACCTGCGCCAGTGGGACGACGACATGGTCGCAGGCACCGTGCATCCCATCGAGCTGTTCGAGTTCTTCTACACGTTGCGCAAGAACAACTGGGAAGGCGTGTGGCAGCTGGACCAGTTCCCGTTCCGGGAGGACAGCGTGGAGGCGGCGAACCACGCGATCGACTTTTTGAAGGCGGCGGACCGCGGGCTCGAGAAACTCGACTTCGCGGCGATGCAGGCGGCGCAGGACAAGCACGACGCAATCGGGGCGCTGGCGCTGGCGCAGAAGGCGCTGTTCACGAGCTACGAGTGA
- a CDS encoding FGGY-family carbohydrate kinase, whose product MDEPAGSAVIVAVDQGTSSTKALAVDVAGNVVGWGSVAVGQQHPQPGWVEQDAVEIADSAVEAVRLAVEGIADRVVGVALSTQRESAVIWDRATGEPLGPVLGWQDRRTVADAHELAAGGAGRAERVRAITGLPLDPMFSALKFAWLLDRVDPGRERSNRGELALGTVDSWLVHRLTGQFRIEAGNASRTALLDLATVDWSDELLELFRIPRATLPPVFASDAPTAPVTGLPILPAGTRIHAVLGDSHAALFGHGARTPGSVKVTLGTGSSIMGLLESRGATPDGLVTTIAWSAPAPSYAFEGNILSTGATLVWLADVLETTPADLAALAAETDRDADPGRGVDLVPAFSGLGAPWWDDDARAIISGFDLSTTRAELARAAVESIPLQIDDVLCAAESSIGRRFDTILIDGGPAANDWLAQLLADLSQRRVQRPDVAGLSALGAAHLAGIGAGIWTAEDVLALDRNGTTFEPVMSPERARARRERWRAAIGLARTPAGGSPSTP is encoded by the coding sequence ATGGATGAGCCTGCCGGCTCGGCCGTCATCGTCGCGGTCGACCAGGGCACCAGTTCCACGAAAGCCCTCGCGGTCGACGTGGCAGGGAACGTCGTGGGCTGGGGATCCGTCGCGGTCGGCCAGCAGCATCCGCAGCCCGGATGGGTCGAACAGGATGCCGTGGAGATCGCCGACAGCGCGGTCGAGGCTGTGCGCCTCGCCGTCGAAGGCATAGCTGACCGGGTCGTCGGGGTCGCGCTCAGCACGCAGCGGGAATCGGCCGTGATCTGGGATCGCGCGACCGGCGAGCCGCTCGGGCCGGTGCTCGGCTGGCAGGATCGGCGCACCGTCGCGGACGCGCACGAGCTTGCTGCGGGAGGCGCCGGGCGTGCCGAACGCGTCCGGGCCATCACCGGACTCCCCCTCGACCCGATGTTCTCGGCCCTGAAGTTCGCGTGGCTGCTCGACCGGGTCGACCCCGGACGCGAACGATCGAACCGCGGCGAGCTCGCCCTGGGCACCGTCGACTCGTGGCTCGTCCACCGGCTGACCGGCCAGTTCCGCATCGAAGCCGGTAACGCCAGCCGCACCGCGCTGCTCGACCTGGCGACCGTGGACTGGAGCGACGAACTCCTCGAACTCTTCCGCATCCCGCGCGCGACGCTGCCCCCGGTGTTCGCGTCGGATGCGCCGACCGCACCCGTGACCGGCCTGCCGATCCTGCCGGCCGGGACGCGCATCCACGCCGTCCTCGGCGACTCGCACGCCGCCCTCTTCGGCCACGGCGCCCGCACGCCCGGTTCCGTGAAGGTCACCCTCGGCACCGGATCGTCCATCATGGGACTGCTCGAGTCGCGGGGCGCCACTCCGGACGGCCTCGTCACCACCATCGCCTGGAGCGCCCCGGCACCGAGCTATGCGTTCGAAGGCAACATCCTGTCGACCGGCGCGACCCTCGTCTGGCTCGCGGACGTGCTCGAGACCACGCCCGCCGACCTCGCTGCGCTCGCGGCTGAGACCGACAGGGATGCGGACCCCGGCCGCGGCGTGGACCTCGTTCCTGCGTTCTCCGGACTCGGCGCCCCCTGGTGGGACGACGACGCCCGCGCGATCATCTCGGGCTTCGACCTCAGCACCACCCGGGCCGAACTCGCACGCGCGGCCGTCGAGTCCATCCCGCTGCAGATCGACGACGTGCTGTGCGCAGCCGAGAGTTCGATCGGCCGCCGCTTCGACACCATCCTCATCGACGGCGGCCCGGCCGCCAACGACTGGCTCGCCCAACTTCTCGCCGACCTCAGCCAGCGCCGGGTGCAGCGACCGGACGTCGCCGGGCTCTCCGCCCTCGGTGCCGCCCACCTGGCCGGAATCGGCGCAGGCATCTGGACCGCCGAGGACGTGCTGGCGCTCGACCGCAACGGCACGACGTTCGAGCCCGTCATGAGCCCGGAGCGCGCGCGGGCCCGGCGGGAACGATGGCGGGCGGCGATCGGCCTGGCGAGAACGCCTGCCGGCGGCTCGCCCTCAACCCCCTGA
- a CDS encoding transketolase family protein: protein MTIVTPTTSLADAPVYDNRAAFADELIQLARQDERIVAVCNDSVGSSNLTAFRDEFPDRLINVGIAEQDMVGVGAGLASSGLIPFVCAAAPFLTGRSLEQVKADIAYSQHPVILCGMSPGMAYGELGPTHHSVEDLSWLRALPGLDIVVPADRRQTRDAVRQAVEHPRPTFIRVGRHKVPDVTIEGDRLVRGRFTTARGGSDVTLIATGTLVSRALIAAERLQAAGLDARVLNASYIAPLDVEAITDAARTTGAIVTAEEANIAGGLGAAVASVVGQLESAARVPLRILGLTEFAPTGSTEFLLGHFGLTADHIADAAREALAHG, encoded by the coding sequence ATGACCATCGTGACACCGACCACCTCGCTCGCTGACGCACCCGTCTACGACAATCGCGCCGCCTTCGCCGACGAGCTCATCCAGCTCGCGCGACAGGATGAGCGCATCGTCGCCGTCTGCAACGACTCGGTGGGCTCGAGCAACCTGACCGCGTTCCGCGACGAATTCCCCGACCGGCTCATCAATGTGGGCATCGCCGAACAGGACATGGTCGGGGTCGGAGCGGGACTCGCCAGCTCGGGGCTCATCCCCTTCGTCTGTGCGGCCGCACCCTTCCTCACCGGCCGGTCGCTCGAGCAGGTGAAAGCCGATATCGCGTACAGCCAGCATCCGGTGATCCTCTGCGGCATGAGCCCGGGCATGGCCTACGGCGAGCTCGGCCCGACGCACCACTCGGTGGAAGACCTCTCCTGGCTGCGCGCGCTTCCGGGGCTCGACATCGTCGTTCCGGCCGACCGCAGGCAGACGCGGGATGCGGTGCGCCAGGCTGTCGAGCATCCGCGCCCCACCTTCATCCGCGTCGGCCGGCACAAGGTGCCCGACGTCACCATCGAAGGTGACCGGCTCGTCCGTGGCCGGTTCACGACGGCGCGCGGAGGCTCCGATGTCACCCTCATCGCCACCGGAACACTCGTCTCCCGGGCACTCATCGCGGCCGAACGACTGCAGGCTGCCGGGCTGGATGCGCGCGTGCTCAACGCCTCGTACATCGCTCCGCTCGACGTCGAAGCGATCACGGATGCTGCCCGCACCACGGGCGCGATCGTCACGGCCGAAGAGGCCAACATCGCGGGCGGCCTGGGCGCGGCGGTCGCCTCCGTCGTCGGCCAGCTGGAGTCCGCCGCGCGGGTGCCGCTGCGTATCCTTGGGCTGACGGAGTTCGCTCCGACCGGCAGCACCGAATTCCTGCTCGGTCACTTCGGGCTCACCGCCGACCACATCGCCGACGCTGCCAGGGAGGCCCTCGCGCATGGATGA